CGTGCCGATGATCCTCGGGACCAGTGTGCTGATCAGCCAGTTTATCTCCAATGTTCCCTTTGTTGCGCTCTTCCAGCCCATGATCCTCCAGGCCGGTGGCGGTGCTACCGCCCGGCTCATGGCGCTTGCGGCCGGCAGCACCATTGCCGGGAACCTGACAATCCTTGGCGCTGCAAGCAATGTCATCATCATCCAGAATGCCGAGAAGCAGGGCCGGACGATCTCCTTTATGGAGTTTGCAAAAGTGGGCATCCCCGTAACGATTCTCCAGCTTTTTGTGTACGGAATTTTTCTTTCGATACTCTGATACGGACCCGGGTTTTTGCGGTTGATCCGGAAAAAGGGGATTGAGCTGAATCTCCCGGGTTCACCTGCCGGAAAAAATTTACTGTTGGGTGTTCAGAAATTTTTTTTAGAAACGGTAAGTCTCTTTCCTGCAGGAAAATGAATAAAATCGAATCCGTTCCTTCCCGCTTGAACGAGCCGGATTAATTCCCAGACTTTTAAAAAATATTCCGGAGTGCAGAGAAATCTTTTAAGATTCCGCCAGCGAAAGAGAACAACGGACAAAACGGTATGAATGTGACCATCGACCGCATGGGATGCGTGATTTGCGGAGCGTGCTGGAATACCTGCCCGGATCTCTTCGAGCAGAATCCCTGCGATACTTTCGCGCAGATCGCAGAACCGTTCCGGTTCTGTGGCGATCGGGCTGAAGGAACTGTTCCGGAAGATCAGGTCGCGTGTGCATGGGAAGTGGTGAATCTCTGCCCGGTCGGGATCATCGCCATCACCCCGGACGAATCAGAGGAAAGGTAAATCCCCGGAATTATTCGCAAACGAAACAGGAGAAAGATATCATGCAGGATGCTGAGCGGGAAGAACTCAAAGGAAAAGTGCTGGCAATCAATGACCTGATCGCGTACCAGACTGGTACGGTTGCAAGCCGGATGATCGTGTTCAAAAAAGCGGGGAATCTGACGATATTCTCCTTCGATGAAGGGGAAGGATTGTCAGAGCATAGTGCCCCTTTCGATGCCATCCTCCAGGTTACTGAGGGAGAAGCCGAAGTGCAGATTGCCGGTGCGCCTTTCACTGTGCATACGGGTGAACTGATCATTCTCCCGGCAAATATCCCCCACGCGGTTTTTGCAAAGAAACCGTTCAAGATGATGCTTACGATGATCCGGGAATGAAGATCCGCATCAGCCAGTGTCCCTCAAATCTCCTGTTCCGGGCTCATTTTAACCCCGGATTGCCGGAACCGGACGGTAGAGGACCGGCCAGTTCGGGGCATTTTCCTTCACTATTTTGACAATTCGTAATATTCCGTTCCTGATTGCCAAACGGACGCTTTTGCCTGGAGGAAAACCGGCCAGTCTGGAGCTGTTTGGATTGACGATCTCAGGTCCCTGCGATGGGCTGGATGGTCAGGACAAATCGCAGGAAATCACCCTGCAAAAAACCGCCCGCATTCGCGTCCGGTTGGCCGATCCCTCCTATCCCTATGATCAGGCTGTTCGGTGAGTGGCAGGAACAGATCCCGGAACCCGGTTTTAGGGTTGGAAAATTCTGCCGGGCCGCCCGCGTGGGGGAGGTGGAAGAGATCGAGCCGGGTAACGAGGGTCGGAGGGGGTCGCATGGGTACACGTGCCCGGCCCGGATTCAGCCCGGGCCGCTGTATACAAACTCTCATTTCCTCCATATTTACGTCAGGAATACGATCTCAAATGATCGCCCGTAGCCGCATGAAGCCCGGGGGGAAAAAACAAGATGTACCCATGCGACCCCCCTCCCCCCTCTCCGGATTTTTCCGGATTTTTGCATTTTTAGCGAGGTGAAGTTGTGCTTGTAGAGGGATTTGGATGATGGGGGGGGGTCGCGTGGGTACAAAATAGTAATGGGGGTCGCGTGGGTACAAAATAGTAATGGGGGTCGGGCAGTCTGCTTTGAGTGTGGTCGGCCCCGGTTTTTTTTAAGCGGAGGGATTTCCGTGATTCTCCGGACAGGAATACCGGATATTTTAAAAACCTCTACCCTCTATTATCATTTATCTGATATTCCATGGTCGAGTACGAGCCCCCGAAACACGAAGACAAACCGGATAAGAAACGCGAAGATCTCAAAGGGAAAGTGATCAGTCTCAAGGATCTGGTCAACTATGCGGACGGAACGGTCGCCAGCCGGATGGTCATCTCGCGGAAAGCGGGCAATATCACGATCTTCTCGTTTGATGAGAACGAAGGACTCTCTGAGCACACGGCTCCCTTCGATGCGCTGGTTACGATCCTTGAAGGAGAATGCGAAGTCTGGGTTGCTGGGCAGACATTCCCGATGAAAACGGGAGAGACGATTATTTTTCCGGCAAATGTCCCGCATGCCCTGTCAGCCATCACGAAATTCAAGATGAGCCTGACAATGATCAAGGAATGAGTACATGTCCGGCGATGACAAGGATGGCAACTACTGCTCGATCTGCGGGGGGATACCGCCCGATAAGATTACAACCAAACGGGTGCTTATTGACGGGAAAGAGACCGGTATCGATCACCTGGACTTTATTTTTGACGAAGTAAAAAAACTCCGGCTGGATAACAATTCAGTAATTTCTGATGAGATTCTCAAACGGGTAAAGGTCTTTAATTACGTGCCCACAAAAAAGACGGCAGAATATGCCGATGCCCTTCTCGCTGAATACCGGAAAAATTTAATCAACTCGTAACCGCACTCAAGGTAATTTTTTTAGATCATAATTCGACGCTTTGACGCAATTTTAAAAAGAACCGGGCACAGATACGGTACCAGCACATGGACATCCTTTCAATCGTTCTCATCATTGCCGGGCTCTGCCTGTTCGAGACTATCACCAGCATCGACAATGCCATCATCAATGCCGAAGTCCTCTCCACTATGGGAGAGCGGGCCCGGAAATGGTTTTTGCTCTGGGGCCTGATCTTTGCCGTCTTTGCCGTCCGGGGCCTGCTGCCCTGGCTGATCGTCTGGCTGTCCACCCCGTCTCTTGGCCCCATCGGTGCCCTGACGGCCACCTTCTCTTCCGACCCGCTCGTGATTGCGGCCATCGAGCATTCCGCTCCCATCCTCCTGATGGGCGGGGGGGTGTTTCTGATCTTCCTCTTCTTCCACTGGCTGTTTTTGGAAGAGAAGAACTTCGGCCTGCGGGGTGAGCGCTACATTGCCAAAAAAGGAGTCTGGTTCTTTGCAATCGTCTCGGTCCTGCTCGCGGCAATCGTCTGGTTCGCGCTTGCAAAAAGCCCGATGATGGCGTTTGGGGCGGTCATCGGGTCAACCGCATTTTTCATTGTCCACGGTTTCCGCCAGAATGCTGAAGCCGCAGAGAAGAAGATGCTGCACGGCGACATGTCCGATTTGAGCAAGATCTTTTACCTTGAGGTTATTGATGCGACATTTTCCATCGATGGCGTAGTCGGGGCATTTGCGTTTACCATGGCTGTTCCGCTGATCATCATTGGAAACGGGCTCGGTGCCTTCGTGGTCCGGGAACTGACCGTTCGCAACGTGGATAAGATCAAGCGATATCCCTACCTGAAAAACGGCGCAATGTACTCCATCCTTGTCCTCGGCTGCATCATGATCCTTGACAGCTTCGGTCTTCCCATCCCCTTCTGGGTCTCTCCCCTCCTCACGTTCGGCATCGTTGGCTGGTTCTTAGTAAAATCCATCAGGGCAATGCCGCAGCCGGAAGCGCACTGATTCTTTTTTTCGGGCAGAGCGATCCCGCTCTACGAGATTCGGATTCTTTTGACACATTCAGAAGAAATATATGGCTGTAACGGGAGAATACCGAACAACAGGATTTTTGCGAGTAATCGCGAGTGGATGAAATCATGGCAGAACCGGAGAAGAAGAAGGCCGAGATAAAAATTACGGGGATGACCTGCGCAACCTGTGCGGTGAATATTGAAGAGTCGTTGACCGGGTTGAAGGATGTATCAAAAGCAGAAGTAAATTTTGGCACCGACACTGCCCACGTGGAATACGACCCGGCCAAAGTTTCGCTTGCTGCGCTCGAAAATGCGGTGAAAGCGGTCGGGTACAATGTCGTGAACCGCCAGGTCACGATCAAAGTCGGCGGCATGATGTGTGCTACCTGTGTCGAGACGATCGAGACTTCCTTAAAGGAACTCCCCGGCATTGTCACGGCAACGGTAAACCTTGGCACAGAAAAAGCCTATATCACCTATAACCCCTCCCTGACCAGCATCGACGACATGAAAAAAGCGATCGAAGATGCGGGATACCAGTATCTCGGGATCTCCGGGGAAGTGAGCGAGGAGGCAGAGAAGATTGCCCGGGACAAGGACCTGCACGACAAGTTTGTCCGGTTCATGGTTGGGTTTGCAGTCAGCATCCCGCTCATGCTGGCGATGTGGCTCCCGCTCCCCATCTCCATGCAGCAGCTCGGGTACGTGATGCTCGTCATCTCAACACCGGTCTTTGCCTTTGTTGCCTACCCGATATTCCGGGCTGCTTGGATCTCGCTCTCGCACCGCATGCTCTCCATGGACGTGATGTACGCGATGGGCACCGGTGTTGCGTTCGTTTCGAGTGTCATGGGCACGTTTGGCATCGTGCTCACGCACGAATTCATGTTTTATGATACGGCGATCATGCTGGCGGCCTTCCTCATGCTCGGGCGGTACCTGGAAGGTCGGGCAAAAGGCCGGACCTCAGAAGCGATAAAGAAACTTGCCGGCCTCCGGGTCAAAACCGCGATCGTGATCCGCGACGGGCAGGAGCAGGAGATGGCGGTCGAGGATGTGGTTGTCGGCGACCAGGTCATTGTGAAGCCCGGCGCCAAAGTGCCGGTCGATGGCGAGGTCGTGGCCGGTGAAAGCTATGTCAACGAAGCCATGATCACCGGAGAACCAGTCCCGCCTCTCAAGACTGCGGGCAGTCACGTGGTGGGCGGGACCCTGAACACCAACAGCGTGCTGACCGTCCGGGCAACAAAAGTGGGCAAGGAGACCATGCTTGCCCAGATCATCCAGATGGTGGAGGATGCACAAGGGTCCAAACCGCCGGTCCAG
The sequence above is drawn from the Methanomicrobiales archaeon HGW-Methanomicrobiales-1 genome and encodes:
- a CDS encoding ferredoxin, with translation MNVTIDRMGCVICGACWNTCPDLFEQNPCDTFAQIAEPFRFCGDRAEGTVPEDQVACAWEVVNLCPVGIIAITPDESEER
- a CDS encoding cupin domain-containing protein, whose amino-acid sequence is MQDAEREELKGKVLAINDLIAYQTGTVASRMIVFKKAGNLTIFSFDEGEGLSEHSAPFDAILQVTEGEAEVQIAGAPFTVHTGELIILPANIPHAVFAKKPFKMMLTMIRE
- a CDS encoding cupin domain-containing protein, producing MVEYEPPKHEDKPDKKREDLKGKVISLKDLVNYADGTVASRMVISRKAGNITIFSFDENEGLSEHTAPFDALVTILEGECEVWVAGQTFPMKTGETIIFPANVPHALSAITKFKMSLTMIKE
- a CDS encoding aldolase; the protein is MSGDDKDGNYCSICGGIPPDKITTKRVLIDGKETGIDHLDFIFDEVKKLRLDNNSVISDEILKRVKVFNYVPTKKTAEYADALLAEYRKNLINS